In Myxococcus stipitatus, a single window of DNA contains:
- a CDS encoding sigma 54-interacting transcriptional regulator: MSATDPHPDDIHTSPGDAAGLDLAHSPLLGETLVVDPRTTVKLHKCKLAVVSGPDSGRSVISDKERLRCGAHPGNDLVLVEDRTASRHHFEIQFTERGYLLVDLGSTNGTFLDGRRIERAYLSSGSQIRAGSSVLTFAPLDEEVTIEPDRDGELCGMVGQSMKMRQIFGLIKKIAPLDVSVIIQGETGTGKELVARAIHELSGRQRAPMEVLDCGAIPPNLIESELFGHEKGAFTGAVTSRPGAFERAHGGTIFLDELGELRLDLQPKLLRVLENREVRRVGGNDVIEVDCRVIAATNRDLMKEIQAGNFREDLYFRLSVITIQLPPLRQRRDDIPLILRGALSDPEVARKHGKKRFSAEAMGLLMAYAWPGNVRELMNVLSHVLTFSEGEEIQPAHLPPRVRGQAREGPLPFNEHLSFKDAKEQLLENFEREYVTSVLTRCEGNLSRAARESGLHRKSIERLVKKYQLDTKGMKSR; encoded by the coding sequence ATGAGCGCTACCGATCCACATCCCGACGACATCCACACCAGCCCCGGAGACGCAGCCGGGCTCGACCTCGCCCACTCCCCGTTGCTGGGAGAGACGCTCGTGGTGGACCCGCGCACCACCGTGAAGCTCCACAAGTGCAAGCTGGCCGTGGTCTCCGGGCCGGACTCCGGCCGCTCCGTCATCAGCGACAAGGAGCGCCTGCGCTGCGGCGCCCACCCCGGCAACGACCTGGTGCTGGTGGAGGACCGCACCGCCAGCCGTCACCACTTCGAAATCCAGTTCACCGAACGCGGCTATCTGCTCGTCGACCTGGGCTCCACCAACGGCACCTTCCTGGACGGGCGCCGCATCGAGCGCGCCTACCTGTCCTCGGGCTCGCAGATTCGCGCCGGCTCCTCCGTGCTCACCTTCGCGCCGCTCGACGAGGAGGTCACCATCGAGCCGGACCGCGACGGCGAGCTGTGCGGCATGGTCGGGCAGAGCATGAAGATGCGCCAGATATTCGGGCTCATCAAGAAGATCGCCCCGCTCGACGTGTCCGTCATCATCCAGGGCGAGACGGGCACCGGCAAGGAGCTGGTGGCGCGCGCCATCCACGAACTGTCCGGCCGGCAGCGCGCGCCCATGGAGGTGCTCGACTGCGGCGCCATCCCCCCCAACCTCATCGAGAGCGAGCTGTTCGGCCACGAGAAGGGCGCCTTCACCGGCGCCGTCACCAGCCGCCCGGGCGCCTTCGAGCGCGCGCACGGCGGCACCATCTTCCTCGACGAGCTGGGCGAGCTGCGCCTGGACCTGCAGCCCAAGCTCTTGCGCGTGCTGGAGAACCGCGAGGTGCGGCGCGTGGGCGGCAACGACGTCATCGAGGTGGACTGCCGCGTCATCGCCGCCACCAACCGGGATTTGATGAAGGAGATCCAAGCGGGCAACTTCCGCGAGGACCTCTACTTCCGCCTGTCCGTCATCACCATCCAGCTCCCCCCGCTGCGCCAGCGCCGCGACGACATCCCGCTCATCCTCCGGGGCGCGCTCTCCGACCCGGAGGTCGCGCGCAAGCACGGCAAGAAGCGCTTCTCCGCGGAGGCCATGGGCCTGCTCATGGCCTACGCGTGGCCCGGCAACGTGCGCGAGCTGATGAACGTCCTGTCGCACGTGCTGACCTTCAGCGAGGGCGAGGAGATTCAACCCGCGCACCTGCCACCGCGCGTGCGCGGCCAGGCCCGCGAGGGACCGCTGCCCTTCAACGAGCACCTCTCCTTCAAGGACGCCAAGGAGCAGCTCCTGGAGAACTTCGAGCGCGAGTACGTCACCAGCGTCCTCACCCGCTGCGAGGGCAACCTCTCCCGCGCCGCCCGCGAGAGCGGCCTGCACCGCAAGTCCATCGAGCGGCTGGTGAAGAAGTATCAGCTCGATACCAAGGGCATGAAGTCGCGCTGA
- a CDS encoding TadE/TadG family type IV pilus assembly protein has translation MVESAITLPLVVFLLLGTLQLFLMLQARVLAQYAVFQATRAGSVAHGECERMTHAAILALLPSFHSFVGVGGGASEVRHGGGTGAPTRLAAAFAARRENRYRGGSLDGVHTGSIVWLNRALVGGGIDGAQDREFDEPGHLRRLEVRMVFWYPMRIPFANWVLSRMVMAQFGIQSYSGANPLQLAERDADWRRGEFTDPFTLLGEVRAELRERVAREQYVFPIETTFTMRMMTPAKASHFATLDCPR, from the coding sequence ATGGTCGAGTCGGCGATCACCCTGCCGCTGGTGGTGTTCCTGTTGCTGGGCACGCTGCAGCTGTTCCTCATGCTCCAGGCCCGGGTGCTGGCGCAGTACGCCGTGTTCCAGGCGACGCGCGCGGGGAGCGTGGCCCATGGCGAGTGCGAGCGGATGACGCATGCGGCCATCCTGGCGTTGCTGCCGTCGTTCCACTCGTTCGTGGGGGTGGGAGGTGGGGCGTCGGAGGTGCGGCACGGCGGTGGGACGGGGGCGCCGACGCGGCTGGCGGCGGCGTTCGCGGCCCGGCGTGAGAACCGCTATCGGGGGGGCTCCCTGGATGGCGTGCACACGGGCTCCATCGTGTGGCTCAACCGGGCGCTGGTGGGCGGAGGCATCGACGGCGCGCAGGACCGGGAGTTCGACGAGCCGGGGCACCTGCGGCGCCTCGAGGTGCGGATGGTCTTCTGGTACCCCATGCGCATCCCCTTCGCGAACTGGGTGTTGTCGCGGATGGTGATGGCCCAGTTCGGCATCCAGTCCTATTCGGGCGCCAACCCGCTCCAGCTCGCGGAGCGTGACGCGGACTGGCGGCGGGGCGAGTTCACCGACCCGTTCACCCTGTTGGGAGAGGTCCGCGCGGAGCTGCGCGAGCGCGTGGCCCGCGAGCAGTACGTCTTCCCCATCGAGACGACCTTCACCATGCGGATGATGACGCCGGCCAAGGCCAGTCACTTCGCCACCCTGGACTGTCCCCGATGA